CGAGCAACCGCTTGAGGCGGTCGGGGTCGCCGAGCACCTCGAGCGCCGCGGTGTACGGATCCACCTCGCCGCTGCGCAGCCGGTCCTTGACGCCGTCGAGATCGCCGCTCGCGAGCGCGCGGTCGAGGCGCAGCGCGAGCTCGTCGCGCAGGATCTCGGTCCACTCGGTGACCCGCTCGCGCGCGCCGCTCTCGGCGGTGAGCCCCGCGCGCCGCACCTCGGCATGCGCCTTCACCTTCGCGACCAGCTCCTCGATGCCGCGGTTCGCGGTCGCTTCGGTGAGCAGCACCGGGACGTTCCAGTCCGACGCCGGGCGCAGGTGGAGCATCATTTCGAGCTCGTTCTTGAGCCGCCGCGCGCCCTCGCGGTCCGCCTTGTTGACGACGAAGATGTCGGCGATCTCGAGCAGCCCCGCCTTCATCACCTGAATCGTGTCGCCGGCCTCGGGGACGAGCACGACGATCGTCGTGTGCGCGAGGCCCATGATGTCGAGCTCGGTCTGCCCGACGCCGACCGTCTCGACGATCACCACGTCGTGGCCGAAGGCGTCGAGCAGGTGCACGACCTCGCGGCTCGCGCGCGCGAGACCGCCGTGGCGGCCGCGCGTCGACAGGCTGCGGATGAAGACGCCCTCGTCGAGGAAGTGCGCCTGCATGCGCACGCGGTCGCCGAGCACCGCGCCGCCGGAGAACGGGCTCGACGGATCGACCGCGACGACGCCGACGGTGTTGCCGTCCTTGCGCAGCGCCGCGATCAGCTTGTCACACAGCGTCGACTTGCCCGCGCCCGGCGGCCCGGTCAGGCCGATCAGCATGGCGCGGCCGGTCTTGCCGTAGAGACGCCGCATGATCTGCGGCACCTCGGGCGTGCGGTTCTCGACGAGCGTGATGAGACGCGCGAGCGCTCGGCGGTCGCCCGCCTCGTAGCGCTCAAGAAGCTGATCGATGTCCATGACTGGTCGCTGCGGTGATGAAGGAAGTGGGAAGGATGGCGTGGGCGTCGTCGGCGCGGCACGCCTCGAGGCCGAGCCGGTACGCGAGACGCTCGGCGAGGAGCGGCGCGATCGACTCGGGCGTGACGTCGGCGGGCGCGCCTTCGGCGGTGAGGCTCGTCACCGCAACGCCGCGCATGCCGCACGGATCGACGCCGTCGAAGCCGCGCTCCGCGCGCGCGTCGACGTTGAGCGCGCAGCCGTGCAGCGTCACGCCGCGATGGACCGCGAGCCCGATCGCGCCGAGCTTGCGCGCCGGCGAGCCGCTCCAGACACCGGGCAGACCGGCGCGTGCATACGCTTCGACGCCGCACGCCGCGGCGACGTCGCACATCGCCGCCTCGAGCGCGGCGACGAAGGCGCGCACGCCGCGTCCCGCGGAGCGCAGCGCGACCACCGGATAGCCGACGAGCTGTCCCGGTCCGTGATAGGTCACGTCGCCGCCGCGGTCCGTGCGCACGACCGGCCACG
This window of the Candidatus Binatia bacterium genome carries:
- the lipB gene encoding lipoyl(octanoyl) transferase LipB; translated protein: MSPLRWSYLGRVEYDAARELQSRLAATRAARGCDDLLLLLEHPPVLTLGRHATAPPTAPWPVVRTDRGGDVTYHGPGQLVGYPVVALRSAGRGVRAFVAALEAAMCDVAAACGVEAYARAGLPGVWSGSPARKLGAIGLAVHRGVTLHGCALNVDARAERGFDGVDPCGMRGVAVTSLTAEGAPADVTPESIAPLLAERLAYRLGLEACRADDAHAILPTSFITAATSHGHRSAS
- the meaB gene encoding methylmalonyl Co-A mutase-associated GTPase MeaB, whose translation is MDIDQLLERYEAGDRRALARLITLVENRTPEVPQIMRRLYGKTGRAMLIGLTGPPGAGKSTLCDKLIAALRKDGNTVGVVAVDPSSPFSGGAVLGDRVRMQAHFLDEGVFIRSLSTRGRHGGLARASREVVHLLDAFGHDVVIVETVGVGQTELDIMGLAHTTIVVLVPEAGDTIQVMKAGLLEIADIFVVNKADREGARRLKNELEMMLHLRPASDWNVPVLLTEATANRGIEELVAKVKAHAEVRRAGLTAESGARERVTEWTEILRDELALRLDRALASGDLDGVKDRLRSGEVDPYTAALEVLGDPDRLKRLLADERRT